Proteins from a single region of Runella sp. SP2:
- a CDS encoding type III pantothenate kinase, with the protein MLLAVDVGNTDTVFGVWQNDEWTHIFRVRSLTDEAAPHYETKLRLHFLEANLLISDVQTTVLSSVVPPLTPVLRSMLSGLFGMPPVVVGPEVYPGLKVEIDHPHEIGSDLVANAVAAYTKYGRNAVVVDFGTALTFTTVSGDGRILGVAIAPGLKTAVKALFSNTAQLPEVPLKLPESAIGKNTTHAIQAGILLGYESLVRGMITRIRRELDGDCIALATGGLSSIIDTLHGEFVEVNRSLTLDGLRIIGERVSGLSR; encoded by the coding sequence ATGCTTTTAGCCGTTGATGTAGGCAATACTGACACCGTTTTTGGCGTATGGCAAAACGATGAATGGACGCATATTTTTCGGGTACGTTCGCTCACCGATGAAGCAGCGCCTCACTACGAAACCAAACTTCGCCTTCATTTTTTAGAGGCAAATTTGTTGATTTCGGACGTACAAACGACGGTACTGAGCAGTGTCGTACCACCGCTGACGCCCGTTTTGCGGAGTATGTTGTCGGGGCTTTTTGGGATGCCGCCCGTGGTCGTTGGGCCAGAGGTGTATCCTGGACTAAAAGTAGAAATCGATCATCCGCACGAGATAGGAAGCGACTTGGTGGCCAACGCCGTGGCGGCTTATACCAAGTATGGACGCAATGCGGTAGTGGTGGATTTTGGGACGGCGCTTACGTTTACGACCGTCTCGGGTGACGGACGGATTTTGGGCGTAGCCATTGCTCCTGGGCTAAAAACTGCCGTCAAAGCCTTGTTTTCAAACACGGCTCAGCTCCCCGAAGTGCCCCTCAAATTGCCCGAATCGGCCATTGGTAAAAACACCACGCACGCGATTCAGGCGGGGATATTGCTCGGCTACGAGAGCTTGGTGCGTGGCATGATTACGCGGATTCGACGGGAACTCGACGGCGACTGTATCGCCTTAGCAACGGGTGGGCTTTCGTCGATTATTGATACCCTTCACGGCGAGTTTGTGGAAGTAAACCGCAGTCTTACCCTCGATGGCCTACGCATCATTGGAGAACGCGTATCGGGGCTTTCAAGATAA
- a CDS encoding DUF2490 domain-containing protein encodes MKKIAIAAFVCLPFLGKAQATDIGLWSGVGVEKKITKSLSVSVNTQFRFTDNVSILRAYLGEAGVSYKLNKRWEVSGYYRFIGRRKRNDDKTGYEYRPYHRFYADIAYDRKIWKLKFDYRLRYQNQFMDDDSGLENDKSYVRNKFEVSYPNQSRFTPYVSTDFFYQLGGVGFDQMRNKGGIEFAINKRNKIDVSGFTDYRLQGSQENRFLIGVSYKLKL; translated from the coding sequence ATGAAAAAAATAGCAATCGCAGCCTTCGTATGTTTACCGTTTTTGGGAAAAGCCCAAGCAACGGACATTGGTTTGTGGTCGGGAGTAGGTGTGGAGAAAAAAATCACCAAATCGCTTTCAGTGAGTGTAAATACACAGTTCCGTTTTACCGATAACGTTTCCATCTTACGGGCATACCTGGGCGAAGCTGGCGTATCGTACAAACTTAACAAGCGCTGGGAAGTAAGCGGATATTATCGTTTTATAGGTCGTCGAAAGAGAAATGACGATAAAACAGGCTACGAATACCGTCCTTACCACCGTTTTTATGCCGACATTGCCTACGACCGTAAAATTTGGAAGCTAAAATTTGATTACCGTTTGCGATACCAAAACCAGTTTATGGACGACGATAGCGGCCTCGAAAACGACAAAAGCTATGTGCGTAACAAATTTGAAGTGTCTTACCCCAACCAATCGCGCTTCACCCCCTACGTTTCGACGGACTTTTTTTACCAGTTAGGCGGCGTTGGTTTTGATCAAATGCGAAACAAAGGCGGGATTGAGTTTGCCATCAACAAACGCAACAAAATTGATGTTTCAGGCTTTACGGATTACCGACTTCAAGGTAGTCAAGAGAATCGTTTTTTAATTGGTGTTTCGTATAAGTTGAAGCTTTGA